In the genome of Pseudomonas sp. Teo4, the window TGCACTTCACCACCCTGGAAATCGGCGCTGCGTTGCTGGGCCAGGTGCACACCATCGACGGCATGTACCGCGAGCATGGCAACCCGCTGTTCGACTTCATCCAGCGTCGTGGCCGCGAGCGGCACAACCTCGATTCGCTGGCCGTGGAGCGTGAAGACGTGCGCGGGATGCTCAAGTTGCTGCGTTCGGGCCGGGCGATCTGGTATGCACCGGACCAGGACTACGGCGCCAAGCAGAGCCTGTTCGTGCCGCTGTTCGGTATTCCGGCGGCTACCGTGACCGCCACCACCAAGTTTGCCCGCCTGGGCAAGGCGCAGGTAATTCCGTTCACCCAGAAGCGCCTGGAAGACGGCAGTGGCTATCGTCTGGTGGTGCATCCACCGCTGGCCGATTTCCCGGGTGAAAGCGAAGAGGCGGACTGCCTGCGCATCAATCAGTGGATTGAGGGCGTGTTGCGCGAATGCCCCGAGCAGTACCTGTGGGCGCACCGGCGCTTCAAGTCGCGCCCAGAGGGTGCGCCGCGGCTTTACGACAAGAAAAAACGCTGACCAAGTCGTGCCAGTTCCGGCCCCTTCGCGGGTAAACCCGCTCCCACAGTGGCGGTAGATACACCTGTGGGAGCGGGTTTACCCGCGAAGGGGCCCGTACCGACAAGCGCGATGCCAAGGAGAAATGGATGACCCCAACCACCGGCCTGATCCTCTCTGGCGGCGGTGCCCGTGCCGCCTATCAGGTCGGTGTGCTGGCCGGCATCGCCGAACTGCTGCCTCCCGGTGCCCCCAACCCGTTCCCGGTCATCGTCGGCACTTCGGCCGGCGCCATCAACGCCGTGACCCTGGCCAGCGGCGCCACACGCTTCACCGAAACGGTGCACCGCCTTACCGCGTTCTGGCAGAACTTTCGCAGCCACCTGGTGCTGCGCAGCGACTGGCCCGGTGTCATCCGTCAGGCCAGCCGTTTCGTCGCGCATAACCTGGCAGGGCTGGGCGGGCCAGTTCCGGTCGCGCTGCTGGACAACCGCCCACTGCGTCGTCTGCTGCATTCACATCTGGACCTGGATGGCATCGGCCATGCCTTGGCCAGCGAACAACTGCGCGCCGTGGCGGTCACCGCATTCGGCTACGAATCCGGGCAGGCGGTGACCTTCTACCAAGGCCGCGGCACCATCGAATCGTGGTTACGCCACCGACGCATCGGTGTGCCCACGGCCTTGACCATTGATCACCTGCTGGCCAGCGCGGCCATCCCGCTGCTGTTCGCGCCGGTGCGGCTGGGCGAGGAATACTTCGGCGACGGTGCGGTGCGCCAGTCCGCGCCCATCAGCCCGGCCTTGCACCTGGGCGCCAGCAAGGTGTTGGTGGTGGGTGTCAGTGGTAACCCCCAGCGGCCGTCGCCGCCGCTGCCAACCCAGCGGGTGTTCAGTGGCCAGCAGCCAAGCCTGGCGCAGATCGGTGGGCACATGCTCAACAGCACGTTCATCGACAGCCTGGAAGACGACATCGAGTTGCTCCAGCGCCTCAACCACCTCAGCCACCTGTTGCCTGCCCACCTGGATGCTCGGCGCCTGGGGCTGGCGCCGATCGATGTGCTGGTGGTTGCGCCCAGCCAGCCGCTGGACGAGATCGCCGCGCGGCATCGGCGTGAGCTGCCGGCGGCGTTGCGGCTGTTCCTGCGTGGTCCGGGGGCGACCCGGACCAGCGGGGCGGGGGTGTTGAGCTACCTGCTGTTCGAGGCCAGTTATTGCAGTGAACTGATCGAACTGGGGCGGCGTGATGCCTTGGCCAAGCGCCGGGAGTTGTGTCAGTTCCTGGGGATTTGAGGGTGTCATCACCGGCCTCATCGCCGGCAAGCCGGCTCCCACATGGACCGCGACGACCTCAAGATCATTGCAGTACATGTAGGAGCCGGCTTGCCGGCGATGGGGCCGGCCCTGTTCATTCCGCTATCTGCAACTTGCGCGCCTGGGTATACACATACCGCACCTTCTCGTACTCGAACGGTGAGTTGAGCTGGCCATAGCGGAAGTTGGTGGTGTAGCGCTTGTCCACCGCGCGAAGGGCGAATATTTCCGGGTGATCGGTGCTGACCTCAGCAACATTCAGGTAGTTGGCCGCCTGTTCACCGGCATAGTCCACCACAGTCCCGGTGGTGTCGCGCAGGTTCGACGGCCCCAGGATCGGCAGCATGATGTAAGGCCCGTCAGGTACGCCATAGAACCCCAGGGTCTGGCCGAAATCTTCGCTCTGGCGTGGAAGGCCCATCTTGGTCGCCGGGTCCCACAACCCGCCAACGCCGATGATCGTGTTGAACATCAGTCGGGCAGTGATCTGCGCCGAGCGCTTGGCCTTGAGTTGCAGCACGCTGTTGGCCAGGTTCGGTACATCACCCAGGTTGTTGAAGAAGTTGCTTACGCCAGTACGCACGAAGCTTGGGGTGATGTAGCGATACCCGTCGACCAGCGGCAGCAGCACCCATTGGTCGAAGCGGTAGTTGAAGTGGTAGATGCGCCGGTTGATCGACTCCAGCGGGTCATAGATGTTCAAGGCTTCCAGGGTCGAGCGTTCGAATTCGCGCTGGTCGAGCCCGGGGTTGAATTTCAGCGCGCGCAGTGGGTCGAGAAAACCGTCGGATTCTGGGGTAACAACCGGGTCAGCCTCTACAACGCTGGCCCGTGGCGCCGTCTCAGCGGCCAAGGTGTTGCCGGCAGCGAGCAGGGCGGTGACAAGCAGCAGTTTCTTAACCACGGAAAAACTCCAGCATGGCGTCGCTGTTGACGCGGTAATTGAGGTTGCCGCAGTGGCCGCCATGGGGGTAAAGGGTCAGGCGATCGCCGAACACCTTGCGCAGGAAACCGATATCGCCTGGGCCGAGGATGACGTCGTCAGCATTGTGCATCACCGCAATCTTCGAGTTGTTGCGCAGGTAGTCCTCCAGGGCATAGAGGCTGGTCTGGTCGATTAGCTGCAAGATGCTGCCGCCGTCGGTGCGTGCCCGCCACATGGGGATGACCTGTTCGGTCAGGTAGCAATCGAAGTCGCACTGCAGGGCACGCTTGAAGAATGGCGTCAGGCTGCTGCCCTCGGTGATCGGGAACTTCGGCGGAATGATCAGGCCGCGGCGGTTGATCAGGTCGGAGGTGAAGGCGATGTCGGCCGCCGAAAAGCGGAACGAGGTGCCGATCAGCATGGCCATCTGTTCGTTGGACAGGTGCTGGCGCGATTGCTGGAAGTCGTACAGCAACGCGTCGTTGAGGTCGATGTAGCCCTTCTCCTGGAAGTAGCGGGTGAGCTTTTTCAGCATCAGCTCGTAGAAGGTGGTGCTGCGGTTGATGCCTTTGACCTGGGTCTGCACCAGCTTGTCCAGGTTGTTGATGGAGGTGTACAGGTTGACCGGTGGGTTGAGCAGCAGCACGCGCTTGAAGTTGAAGCTGCGACGGGTTTCGTCGAGGTGGCTGACGAACGCTGCGTCCAGCGCACCCAGGCTGTAGCCGGTCAGGTAGAAGTCCTTCACTGGCAGGCGCGGGTGTTGCGCGCGCACCGCCTGCATCACCCGGTACATGTCCTCGGCGTCTTCCTTGCTGACCCCGGGGGTGGCGAAGCGCGAGGCGGCGCTCATGAAGTCCCAGCTGGTAGGTGAGGACAGCTGCACCACATGGAAACCGGCCTGGTAGAACAGTTTCTTCAGGTATTCGTTGATGCTGCTGGTGTAGGGGGCTCCGGTACCGGCGATGATGAAAATCAGCGGTGCCTCGCGGTCCTGGCGGGCGAGGCGGTATTTGAGTTTTTTCACCGACCAGAAATTGTCGGGCAGCGTGAATTCACGCTCGGGGCGCAGGTTCAGGCTGTAATCGGACTGAGTGATGTCATCGTCGCTGGGCAGCGTCGGGCGCTGGTCGGGCGGCGTGGTGGCGATGGTCGCCTCGAACGGGTTGGTCAAGGGATAGCCGTAGCTCGCGGCGTCAATGTCCCGCGCCGATGCGGCCACAGCCATCAGCAGGCCGCCAAGTAGGGCGGCTAGGCGCCAAAGTCGAAGCATGTAATCCCCCGGAAAGTACGCAAGCAAGGTCAGGCTAGGACCACGATTCAGTAGGCAAAGTTGCCAGGTGTCGTGGCCTTTGGTGTGCTCGTTATTTGCAAAGTAGCTGTATGGCCACGATTTTGCCTTACCTGAGGGCTTGGGCGATCATGGATCCTTTCGATTACCGCTATTGGAGAACTGGATGTCTCGTACGCTGCCTGCCATCGCACTGTTGTCGGCCCTGGCCTTGTGGCTGGCTGCAAGTTACGGCGTGCGTTATGGGCTGATGGAGGATGGCCAGTGGGTCGGGTTATGCACGGCGCCGGGTGAGTATTGGCAGTGCCAGGTTCGTGCGTTGCTGGGGTTGGGGATTCATTACCAGGTGATTGCCTGGGGCGGGCTGGGGTTGGCGTTGCTGGCGCAGGTGGTGCCGGGACGGGCAGGGTGGTGGCTCGCGGTGCTGGCGCTGCTGTTCGGGATACCGGCGCTGGTGCTGTACACCGCCAGCCTGGCGGTGTTCGCGGTAGTGCTGGCTGGGTTGCGGTTGGTTCGGCGGAGTACGGTTTGAGTTGTGTGGTGGGGCGCAAATCGAGCGCCGCCCGCGCGGCGCATCGCGAGCAAGGCTCGCTCCTACGTTTGTTTACGGCCAATAACGCCTGTGACAGGCGCGCGCGACCGCCTTGTTTGTACGACTCGATATCGCGCCATGCGCCAAAGCGTTCGCGCGCATTTCCAACAGGCATAACTGGCCCGAAACAAACGTAGGAGCGAGCCTTGCTCGCGATGCGCCGCGCGGGCGGCGCTCGATCCCCCAGGCGCTAAAAACACTAAGGCATGCACCTCTACGTCACGACACATCGTGATGCCTAATCAACCCGAGCGCACCCTCAAGCTGCGCCACAAAGCCCCGACCATCAGCACACTGACCACCGCCCAGCCCCACGCCTGCTGGTTTTCCAGCCCTTCGCGGAACAACTGCGGCGCCACCCCCGCGCCAACGATGAACGCCAGCAAGGCTGCCTCGGCCCGCGCCGCCGGCACGGGCCGCAGTAGATACACCAGCGCGGGCAAAGCCAGCGCAGCGGTGGGGAAGCTGCGATAGCGCGGGTCGAACACCATCGCCAGCATGCTCACCGCCGCCGCAAAGCCTGCTGCCAGCAGCAACCATCCCGCCCGCGCCTGCAGCCAGGCGAACAGACGCGCTCGCCAACCCTCGCCGTGCGCCAGCGCCAGCACGCCATGCATCACCACCAGCAGATTCAGCCCTGCCAGCAACCCGGCCCATGCCCACTCCCCGGCAAAGCGCGCATGGGTGCGCATCAGTTCGCCCCACAGCCCCAGGCAGCCCGCACCGAACGCCGCCAACAGCGGCAGCAGCAAGGCTGCGGCAGGGGTCGCAGGGCGCCCGGCCAGTAGCAGCAGGGTCACCATCAACACCGCGCAAGCCAGCAACCACTGCGGCCAATAGGGCAGGTTGCTCACCGGCCCTTCAAGTACGCCCTTGTCCTGCCGGTCGGCGTCATACAGCCCCCAGTACCCGCCCACTGCGCCCTCGCTGGCGCGCTTCCACGGCTGGTCGAAGGCTTCGATGAGGTTGTAATCCCAGCCGTTGGTCTCGGCCAAGGCGACGAAGCCACGGATGAAGCGCGCTTCGTTGACGCGGCTGGGCTCTGCGGTTTCCCTTTGGCGGCCTTCACTGGGCCAGCCGGTTTCGCCGATCAGGATGTTCTTTGGCGCGAAGCGCTCACCAAACACTTGGCGTACCTGCGCGACATGGGCCAGGGCATCATCGATACCGCGAGGGTCGTCCTCCCAGTAGGGCAGCAGGTGGATGGTCAGGAAGTCCACCTCCGGCGCCACCTGAGGGTGCTGCAGCCAGAACTCCCAGACATCGGCGTAAGTCACCGGCACCTTGACCTGGCGTTTGACCTTGGCGATCAACCCCGCCAGACGTTCGCCGGTGACTTCCTTGCGCAGCAGCGCCTCGTTGCCGACGATCACCGCGCTGACCACATCCGGGTTGGCGTTGGCCGCCGCGATGAGCAAGTCCACTTCCTTCTCGGTATCCACCGGGTTGGCATTGACCCAGGCCCCGAGCATCACTTTCAGGCCATGCTTGCGGGCCAGTGCGGGAATCGCCTCAAGACCGGTCATGGAGTAGGTGCGGATGCACTGAAAACGTTCGGCCAGCAGCGCCAGGTCGGCGTCCATGCGTGCCGGGCGCAGGCGAAAGGGCTGGTCGAAGGGGGACTGGTCCTTGTCGAACGGTGTGTACGAGGCGCACTGCAGCTTGTGCGTGGGGCTGGCTGCGTCGGCCAGGTGCACCGGCTTGCCAAGCCCGTACCAGAGCGCCCCGAGGCCGATCAGGGCGAGCAGGCAGGCAAGCAGGTACAAGGGCAGCATCCAGCGGGCGGCAGTGGGCATCAGGCGGTCCATCGTCAGGCACAAAAGGGTAGATAGTAGCCCGGCGCCAATCCTTTGGCATGCAAGGATCGCGCAGACCTGTGTAGGCATATGGCGCTAATGGCGAAGTGCTGTCGCATATGGTTCGGGTGGAGGTCGCAGATGGAGCAGGGGGGGCTTTGTGTCAGGAAGATGATGCAATCTCCAAGACCTGACGAGGGAATGCTTTGATGGCTACTTTTACAAAAATGCGTCGTTTCCTGGGTGTGGGCACCGCCCTGGTATTGGCCATGAGCGCTGCACAGGCAATGGCCAAAGAAGTAAGCATAGGTTACGTGGACGGTTGGGCCGATAGCGTGGCCACCACCAACGTGGCCGCAGAAGTGATCAAGCAAAAACTCGGCTATGACGTGAAGCTGCAGGCCGTGGCCACGGGCATCATGTGGCAGGGCGTGGCCACCGGCAAGCTCGACGCCATGCTGTCGGCCTGGCTGCCAGTGACCCACGGCGAATACTGGGCCAAGAACAAGGACAACGTGGTCGACTACGGCCCGAACTTCAAGGACGCCAAGATCGGCCTGATCGTCCCCGAGTACGTCAAGGCGGTCAGCATTGCCGACCTGAAAACCGACACCACCTTCAAGCAGAAGATCGTCGGCATCGACGCCGGCTCCGGTGTGATGCTCAAGACCGACCAGGCCATCAAGGACTACGACCTGACCGGCTACAAGCTGCAGGCGAGCTCCGGTGCGGCGATGACCGCGGAACTGGGCCGTGCCTACGCCAAGCAGCAGTCCATTGCCGTGACCGGCTGGGTGCCGCACTGGATGTTCGCCAAGTGGAAGCTGAAGTTCCTTGAAGACCCTAAAGGCGTGTACGGCGCTGCAGAAACCGTGAACAGCATCGGCAGCAAGGAACTTGCAACCAAGGCGCCGGAAGTGGCGGAGTTCCTGAAGAAGTTCAACTGGCAGTCCAAGGACGAGATTGGCGAGGTGATGCTGGCGATTCAGGAAGGCGCCAAGCCTGAAGCGGCGGCGAAGGATTGGGTGGCCAAGCACCCGGAGCGGGTCAAGGAGTGGACTGGCAAGTAATTTTCTGAACAGGGGCCGCTTTGCGCCCCATCGCAGGCTTCGCCAGCTCCCACGGGGAAGTGAAAGGCTTCAGACACCCGTGGGAGCTGGCGAAGCCTGCGATGGGGCGCAAAGCGGCCCCGTTTTTTGCAAATTCTGTAAAACACCGTTGCATCTAAGACTAAGGTCGTCTGGTTGGCGTCCAACGGCAGCATAAAGTGAGGGTGTGGGTTTCATCCCCTATCTGTGCTGCTAGGACAAAAACAATGAACGACAGCATTTACCTCTCGATACAAAACAGCCCCCGCTTCAAGGAGCTGGTCACCAAACGCGAACGGTTCGCCTGGGTTCTCTCGGCGATCATGCTCGGCCTCTACTGCGCATTCATCCTTCTGATCGCCTACGGTCCTCAGATTCTGGGCGCCAAGCTCAGCCCTGAGTCGTCGATCACCTGGGGCATTCCCCTGGGCGTCGGCCTGATCGTCTCGGCATTTGTCCTCACCGCCATCTACGTTCGCCGCGCCAACGGTGAGTTCGATGAGCTGAACAAGGCCATCCTGAAGGAGGCGCAACAATGATCCGCCACGCCAAAGCCTTGGCCGTACTGGCCTGCGGCGCTTTCGCACCCGCCGTGTGGGCCGCCGATGCCCTGACCGGCGAGGTGCAGAAACAGCCATTGAACGTCTCGGCGATCGCCATGTTCGTGGCCTTCGTCGCTTTCACCCTGGGCATTACCTACTGGGCTTCGAAACGCAACAAGTCGGCGGCCGACTACTACGCCGCTGGCGGCAAGATCACAGGTTTCCAGAACGGCCTGGCGATTGCCGGTGACTACATGTCGGCGGCCTCGTTCCTGGGTATTTCCGCGCTGGTGTTCACCTCTGGCTACGATGGCCTGATCTACTCGATCGGCTTCCTCGTCGGCTGGCCGATCATTCTGTTCCTGATCGCCGAGCGCCTGCGCAACCTGGGCAAGTACACCTTTGCCGACGTGGCCTCGTACCGCCTCGGGCAGAAAGAGATCCGCACCCTGTCGGCATCCGGTTCGCTGGTGGTGGTGGCGTTCTACCTGATCGCGCAGATGGTCGGCGCCGGCAAGCTGATCGAGCTGCTGTTCGGCCTGGACTACCACGTCGCGGTCATCCTGGTGGGTATCCTGATGTGCCTGTACGTGCTGTTCGGCGGCATGCTGGCCACCACCTGGGTACAGATCATCAAGGCCGTACTGCTGCTGTCGGGTGCCAGCTTCATGGCGCTGATGGTGATGAAGCACGTGGGCTTCGACTTCAACACCCTGTTCTCCGAAGCGATCAAGGTGCACAGCAAGGGCGAGGCGATCATGAGCCCGGGCGGCCTGGTCAAGGACCCGATCTCGGCGTTCTCCCTCGGCTTGGCACTGATGTTCGGTACTGCTGGCCTGCCACACATCCTGATGCGCTTCTTCACCGTCAGCGACGCCAAGGAAGCCCGCAAGAGCGTGCTGTATGCCACGGGCTTCATCGGTTACTTCTACATCCTGACCTTCATCATCGGCTTCGGCGCGATCCTGCTGGTCAGCACCAACCCTGAGTTCAAGGACGCCGCTGGCGCGCTGTTGGGCGGTAACAACATGGCGGCGGTGCATTTGGCCGATGCCGTAGGCGGCAGCATCTTCCTCGGCTTCATCTCGGCCGTGGCCTTCGCCACCATCCTGGCGGTGGTTGCCGGCCTGACCCTGGCTGGTGCCTCGGCGGTGTCCCACGACCTGTACGCCAGCGTCTGGCGCAAGGGCAAGGCCAACGACAAGGACGAGATCCGCGTGTCGAAGATCACCACCGTCGCCCTGGGCGTGCTGGCGATCGGCTTGGGGATTCTGTTCGAGAAGCAGAACATCGCCTTCATGGTCGGCCTGGCCTTCTCGATTGCCGCGAGCTGCAACTTCCCGGTGCTGCTGCTTTCGATGTACTGGAAGAAACTGACCACCCGTGGCGCCATGATCGGCGGCTGGCTGGGCCTGGTAAGTGCAGTGACGTTGATGATCCTTGGGCCCACCATCTGGGTGCAGATCCTCGGCCACGAGAAACCGATCTACCCGTACGAGTACCCGGCACTGTTCTCGATGGCGATTGCCTTCGTCGGTATCTGGTTCTTCTCGGTCACCGACAAATCCAAGGCAGCTGAAGACGAGCGCGCACTGTTCTTCCCGCAGTTCGTTCGTTCGCAGACCGGCCTGGGGGCTTCCGGCGCGGTTTCCCACTAAGCGCTGAAGGCTAACAAGAACCGCGATACGGGGAGGTCCGTATCGCGGTTTTTTCGTTCAAGGTCGGCTAGATCATGCCGAGCAACAACAGCACCAGCAGTATCACCAGCACCACGCCGATGATGCCGGATGGGCCATAGCCCCAACTGCGCGAGTGTGGAAAGACCGGTAAGCCACCAATCAAGAGCAAGATCAGGATGATGATGAGGATCGTGGTCATGGCGGAGTCCTTGGGTAGTTGAGGGTCAAGGGCCTCGGACTGCTGGCCTCTTGCTAAATCGGACTGGTGTGTAACGGTAAAGATTCCATTTGTTTGCTGCCCGCACGGGCCCTTTCGCCGGCAAGCCGGCTCCCACAGGATGAGCGACGCGCTCGTAGACTTTTTTCTGCAGGCGATGGCAGCGGTACTGACCACCCGGTCATGTCGTTCCATTCACTACCCTGATGAACCCTGCCTCCCGCTCCTGCCTTGATTAGACTCGGCTCATCACTTGTCAGAACAAGGCCTGCCACCATGCAAAACCGCATCATGATCACCGGCGCCGGTTCCGGCCTCGGTCGCGAGATCGCCCTGCGCTGGGCGCGCGAGGGCTGGCGCCTGGCGTTGGCCGATGTCAACGAGGCCGGCCTGCGCGAAACCCTCGAACTGGCGCGCGCTGCTGGCGGTGACGGCTTCGTGCAGCGCTGCGACGTGCGCGACTACAGCCAGCTCACCGCCTTGGCCCAAGCCTGTGACGAGAAGTTCGGCGGCATCGACATCATCGTCAACAATGCCGGTGTCGCCTCGGGCGGCTTCTTCGCCGAGCTGTCGCTGGAGGACTGGGACTGGCAGATCGCAGTCAACCTGATGGGCGTGGTCAAGGGGTGCAAGGCCTTCCTGCCGCTACTTGAGCGCAGCCGAGGGCGAATCATCAACATCGCTTCCATGGCCGCGTTGATGCAGGGGCCGGGCATGAGCAACTACAACGTGGCCAAGGCCGGCGTGTTGGCGCTGTCGGAGAGTCTGCTGGTGGAGTTGCGCCAGTTGGAGGTGGCGGTTCATGTGGTATGCCCGTCGTTCTTCCAGACCAATCTGCTGGACTCGTTCCGTGGCCCCAACCCAGCCATGAAGGCCCAGGTGGGCAAGCTGCTGGAAGGCTCGCCGATCAACGCTGCCGAAATTGCCGAACATATTCATCGGCAAGTTGGTGCCGGGGAGTTCCTGATCCTGCCTCACGAGGCGGGACGCCAGGCCTGGCAGC includes:
- a CDS encoding lipid A biosynthesis lauroyl acyltransferase, which gives rise to MDRPRFRPYFLHPRFWGLWLGLGLLWLVVQLPYRALLWLGGALGALMYRVAGERRRIAARNLELCFPELSDDERRRLLKANFASTGIAFFEMAMSWWWPKARLARLAHIEGIEHLQAAQQAGQGAILMAVHFTTLEIGAALLGQVHTIDGMYREHGNPLFDFIQRRGRERHNLDSLAVEREDVRGMLKLLRSGRAIWYAPDQDYGAKQSLFVPLFGIPAATVTATTKFARLGKAQVIPFTQKRLEDGSGYRLVVHPPLADFPGESEEADCLRINQWIEGVLRECPEQYLWAHRRFKSRPEGAPRLYDKKKR
- a CDS encoding patatin-like phospholipase family protein, whose product is MTPTTGLILSGGGARAAYQVGVLAGIAELLPPGAPNPFPVIVGTSAGAINAVTLASGATRFTETVHRLTAFWQNFRSHLVLRSDWPGVIRQASRFVAHNLAGLGGPVPVALLDNRPLRRLLHSHLDLDGIGHALASEQLRAVAVTAFGYESGQAVTFYQGRGTIESWLRHRRIGVPTALTIDHLLASAAIPLLFAPVRLGEEYFGDGAVRQSAPISPALHLGASKVLVVGVSGNPQRPSPPLPTQRVFSGQQPSLAQIGGHMLNSTFIDSLEDDIELLQRLNHLSHLLPAHLDARRLGLAPIDVLVVAPSQPLDEIAARHRRELPAALRLFLRGPGATRTSGAGVLSYLLFEASYCSELIELGRRDALAKRRELCQFLGI
- a CDS encoding VacJ family lipoprotein, producing MVKKLLLVTALLAAGNTLAAETAPRASVVEADPVVTPESDGFLDPLRALKFNPGLDQREFERSTLEALNIYDPLESINRRIYHFNYRFDQWVLLPLVDGYRYITPSFVRTGVSNFFNNLGDVPNLANSVLQLKAKRSAQITARLMFNTIIGVGGLWDPATKMGLPRQSEDFGQTLGFYGVPDGPYIMLPILGPSNLRDTTGTVVDYAGEQAANYLNVAEVSTDHPEIFALRAVDKRYTTNFRYGQLNSPFEYEKVRYVYTQARKLQIAE
- a CDS encoding serine/threonine protein kinase translates to MLRLWRLAALLGGLLMAVAASARDIDAASYGYPLTNPFEATIATTPPDQRPTLPSDDDITQSDYSLNLRPEREFTLPDNFWSVKKLKYRLARQDREAPLIFIIAGTGAPYTSSINEYLKKLFYQAGFHVVQLSSPTSWDFMSAASRFATPGVSKEDAEDMYRVMQAVRAQHPRLPVKDFYLTGYSLGALDAAFVSHLDETRRSFNFKRVLLLNPPVNLYTSINNLDKLVQTQVKGINRSTTFYELMLKKLTRYFQEKGYIDLNDALLYDFQQSRQHLSNEQMAMLIGTSFRFSAADIAFTSDLINRRGLIIPPKFPITEGSSLTPFFKRALQCDFDCYLTEQVIPMWRARTDGGSILQLIDQTSLYALEDYLRNNSKIAVMHNADDVILGPGDIGFLRKVFGDRLTLYPHGGHCGNLNYRVNSDAMLEFFRG
- a CDS encoding beta (1-6) glucans synthase, producing MDRLMPTAARWMLPLYLLACLLALIGLGALWYGLGKPVHLADAASPTHKLQCASYTPFDKDQSPFDQPFRLRPARMDADLALLAERFQCIRTYSMTGLEAIPALARKHGLKVMLGAWVNANPVDTEKEVDLLIAAANANPDVVSAVIVGNEALLRKEVTGERLAGLIAKVKRQVKVPVTYADVWEFWLQHPQVAPEVDFLTIHLLPYWEDDPRGIDDALAHVAQVRQVFGERFAPKNILIGETGWPSEGRQRETAEPSRVNEARFIRGFVALAETNGWDYNLIEAFDQPWKRASEGAVGGYWGLYDADRQDKGVLEGPVSNLPYWPQWLLACAVLMVTLLLLAGRPATPAAALLLPLLAAFGAGCLGLWGELMRTHARFAGEWAWAGLLAGLNLLVVMHGVLALAHGEGWRARLFAWLQARAGWLLLAAGFAAAVSMLAMVFDPRYRSFPTAALALPALVYLLRPVPAARAEAALLAFIVGAGVAPQLFREGLENQQAWGWAVVSVLMVGALWRSLRVRSG
- a CDS encoding glycine betaine ABC transporter substrate-binding protein, whose protein sequence is MATFTKMRRFLGVGTALVLAMSAAQAMAKEVSIGYVDGWADSVATTNVAAEVIKQKLGYDVKLQAVATGIMWQGVATGKLDAMLSAWLPVTHGEYWAKNKDNVVDYGPNFKDAKIGLIVPEYVKAVSIADLKTDTTFKQKIVGIDAGSGVMLKTDQAIKDYDLTGYKLQASSGAAMTAELGRAYAKQQSIAVTGWVPHWMFAKWKLKFLEDPKGVYGAAETVNSIGSKELATKAPEVAEFLKKFNWQSKDEIGEVMLAIQEGAKPEAAAKDWVAKHPERVKEWTGK
- a CDS encoding DUF485 domain-containing protein, which codes for MNDSIYLSIQNSPRFKELVTKRERFAWVLSAIMLGLYCAFILLIAYGPQILGAKLSPESSITWGIPLGVGLIVSAFVLTAIYVRRANGEFDELNKAILKEAQQ
- a CDS encoding cation acetate symporter, which gives rise to MIRHAKALAVLACGAFAPAVWAADALTGEVQKQPLNVSAIAMFVAFVAFTLGITYWASKRNKSAADYYAAGGKITGFQNGLAIAGDYMSAASFLGISALVFTSGYDGLIYSIGFLVGWPIILFLIAERLRNLGKYTFADVASYRLGQKEIRTLSASGSLVVVAFYLIAQMVGAGKLIELLFGLDYHVAVILVGILMCLYVLFGGMLATTWVQIIKAVLLLSGASFMALMVMKHVGFDFNTLFSEAIKVHSKGEAIMSPGGLVKDPISAFSLGLALMFGTAGLPHILMRFFTVSDAKEARKSVLYATGFIGYFYILTFIIGFGAILLVSTNPEFKDAAGALLGGNNMAAVHLADAVGGSIFLGFISAVAFATILAVVAGLTLAGASAVSHDLYASVWRKGKANDKDEIRVSKITTVALGVLAIGLGILFEKQNIAFMVGLAFSIAASCNFPVLLLSMYWKKLTTRGAMIGGWLGLVSAVTLMILGPTIWVQILGHEKPIYPYEYPALFSMAIAFVGIWFFSVTDKSKAAEDERALFFPQFVRSQTGLGASGAVSH
- a CDS encoding DUF3309 family protein; its protein translation is MTTILIIILILLLIGGLPVFPHSRSWGYGPSGIIGVVLVILLVLLLLGMI
- a CDS encoding SDR family oxidoreductase, which produces MQNRIMITGAGSGLGREIALRWAREGWRLALADVNEAGLRETLELARAAGGDGFVQRCDVRDYSQLTALAQACDEKFGGIDIIVNNAGVASGGFFAELSLEDWDWQIAVNLMGVVKGCKAFLPLLERSRGRIINIASMAALMQGPGMSNYNVAKAGVLALSESLLVELRQLEVAVHVVCPSFFQTNLLDSFRGPNPAMKAQVGKLLEGSPINAAEIAEHIHRQVGAGEFLILPHEAGRQAWQLKRQAPERLYDEMAEMAVKMRAKAQSR